GCCGCCGAAGTCGGGCTGAAGGACAAGGTCTCCGCCATCACCGCCCGTGCGATGAATGGCGAGATCGCTTTTGAGCCGGCGCTGCGTGAGCGCGTCGCACTGCTGAAGGGCCTGCCGGTCTCTGTCATCGATGACGTCATCGAAAAGCGCATCACGCTGACATCAGGCGGCAAGGAGCTGATCGCCACCATGAAAGCGAAGGGTTATTACACCGCCCTCGTTTCCGGCGGCTTCACCGTCTTCACCAACCGCGTCGCTGCGATGCTTGGTTTTGATGAGAACCGCGCCAATCTGCTCGGCGAAGCCAATGGCGAGCTTGATGGCACCGTTGCCGAACCCATCCTCGGCAAACAGGCCAAAGTGGATGCACTGAACGATATTGCCGCAAGGCTCGGCATTTCGTCTGAAGAGGCGATGGCGGTCGGCGATGGCGCCAATGATCTCGGCATGCTGCATGTGGCCGGTGCAGGCGTTGCCCTGCACGCCAAGCCCGCCGTGGCCGCCGAAGCGCAGATGCGCATCGACCATGGCGACCTGACCGCGCTTCTCTACATCCAGGGCTATCGCAAGACGGATTTTGTCATTCCATGATCATTCGTGAGACAGAAAGACTCATTCTGCGCGAATGGAAGGAGAGCGACCGCGACCTGTTCCGCGAAATCAACGCGGATGAGAAGGTCATGGAATTTTTCCCCTTCCGCCGCAGCCATGCGGAAGCGGACGCGGTGCTGGAAACCATCAATGGCATGATCCGCGGCAGCGGCTATGGCTTTTATGCCATGGAGCTGCGAGAAACCGGTGAAGTGATGGGGTTCTGCGGCATATCGCCTGTCATGAACCTCGATCCGCCCTTCCCGATCGGCACCATGGAAATCGGCTGGCGGCTCGCCACTCGCTTCTGGGGGCACGGTTATGTCACCGAAGCTGCGCAATCGCTGCTCGTCATGGCTTTCGATGAAAAGGAGACGCCGGAAATCGTCTCCTTTGCCGTCCACGACAACCATCGTTCGACGGCGGTCATGGAACGCATCGGCTTGAGGCGTGATCCTTCCCGCGATTTCGACCACCCGCGCGTGCCGGAAGAGACGCACCCGCATCTGCGGCCCCACGTCACCTATGCGCTGACGCTGGAGGAATGGCGGGCGCGATAAAACGCCTGCCCGTCAGTTCCGAAAGTCATTTCACCGCGGCATTGCCGCCATCGGCAAACAATGCGGCCCCGGCGACGAAGCTTGCCATTGGGCTTGCGAGGAAAAGAGCGGCCTGCGCAATTTCCTCGGGCTGGGCAATGCGCTTCATCGCATGCAGGCCGGCGGCCCATTCCTTCTGCGCCGGGTCTCCTGCGGCCGGTGTATCGACCCCGCCGGGGAGCAGGGCATTGGCGCGAATGCCATTGATCGCATAATCGGCGGTAATGCCCTTCACCAGCCCCATTAACGCTGCCTTCGCAGTTCCATAAGCCGACATGCCAGGAATGCCGGCGCTGGTGCCGACGAAGCTCGACGTAAAGACGATGGAACCGCCGCCCCGCTTCAGCATCGGCGGAATCTGGTAACGCGCCCCCAGAAAGGCGGAGGTGAGATTGACGTTGAGGACATGATCCCACTCCTCGGGCGAAATCTCCGCCAGCGGCTTCATAGCCCCCACCGCCCCGGCATTATTGATGGCGATATCGAGGCCACCGAAAACGCCCACGGCCGCATCCGCCAACCGGGAATGGGTTTCCGCAACACCGGCGTCGCCCGCAACCGCATGGACACGGCCGCCGGCATCACGAATGTCGGCTGCAACCTCCTGCAGCGCCTTTTCACCGCGCGCATTGATGACGACTGCCGCGCCTTGCGTGACAAACAGCATCGCCGTCGCCCGGCCGATGCCGGATGACGCGCCGGTGATGATAGCAACCTTGTTTTCGAGTAATTTCATATCCTTGGCCTCCGTTTGATGGAGACCAAGGGATAGGGACCCGACAGTGCCGCAACCACCCGATTCCTGACGGATCGGGCGAAAAGCGTTTATTCCAGCGGCAACGCCACCACGCGCAGATTGCCCTGAGCATCCGCCACCATCATATGCGCGTTCTTGCGGCCTTCGGACTTCAGGCCGTTCACACGTACCAGCACGTCGCCAGGAACTTCCATGAAATCCTGCCCGACCTCGACGATGACGTCGCCGGCCTTCATGCCCTTCTGTTCGGCGGGAGAACCGGGATCGACGCTTGCGACAAGCACGCCTTCCACGCTTTCGGCAATGCCCTTTTCCGTGCGCAGCTCATTGCTCAGCACCACGAGATTCATGCCGAGCACGGTCTGCGGTGCTTCGCG
This window of the Agrobacterium fabrum str. C58 genome carries:
- the serB gene encoding phosphoserine phosphatase SerB → MALVATLIANPSNPVLTAALGEAAAKAVNASGLYWLADGIACDIALPLGTAAEQARSAIAAALIGKPIDIVIQEQDQRRKKLLIADMDSTMIGQECIDELAAEVGLKDKVSAITARAMNGEIAFEPALRERVALLKGLPVSVIDDVIEKRITLTSGGKELIATMKAKGYYTALVSGGFTVFTNRVAAMLGFDENRANLLGEANGELDGTVAEPILGKQAKVDALNDIAARLGISSEEAMAVGDGANDLGMLHVAGAGVALHAKPAVAAEAQMRIDHGDLTALLYIQGYRKTDFVIP
- a CDS encoding GNAT family N-acetyltransferase, with protein sequence MIIRETERLILREWKESDRDLFREINADEKVMEFFPFRRSHAEADAVLETINGMIRGSGYGFYAMELRETGEVMGFCGISPVMNLDPPFPIGTMEIGWRLATRFWGHGYVTEAAQSLLVMAFDEKETPEIVSFAVHDNHRSTAVMERIGLRRDPSRDFDHPRVPEETHPHLRPHVTYALTLEEWRAR
- a CDS encoding SDR family oxidoreductase — translated: MKLLENKVAIITGASSGIGRATAMLFVTQGAAVVINARGEKALQEVAADIRDAGGRVHAVAGDAGVAETHSRLADAAVGVFGGLDIAINNAGAVGAMKPLAEISPEEWDHVLNVNLTSAFLGARYQIPPMLKRGGGSIVFTSSFVGTSAGIPGMSAYGTAKAALMGLVKGITADYAINGIRANALLPGGVDTPAAGDPAQKEWAAGLHAMKRIAQPEEIAQAALFLASPMASFVAGAALFADGGNAAVK